Proteins from a genomic interval of Trifolium pratense cultivar HEN17-A07 linkage group LG6, ARS_RC_1.1, whole genome shotgun sequence:
- the LOC123889402 gene encoding nucleolar GTP-binding protein 1 produces MKPPSTLFLKTHIPSSISLFKFSKGTQNAKLLPNLCFCKSIQSSSYEVAKGSYVPTPTVEQTKENNTMEKPSRTIDSIGAFQKLPVVMPSIDILGSALRKARKVSATKGIVNIAKREKNKGAKQLDALMKELAVPLRTYVENFPNKTHLHPYERSLIELTLGDGYYEKVLGQVDGLRKRVVSVGKEHAALCAKSTTKREAEERLIEGTKIIEASFDQERKVVDNLLNIAKTLRAMPVINLETPTLCLVGAPNVGKSSLVHVLSTGKPEICNYPFTTRGILMGHIIFNYQKFQVTDTPGLLKRHDDDRNNLEKLTLAVLSHLPTAVLYVHDLSGECGTSPSAQFSIYKEIREKFSGHLWLDVVSKADLLKSSPVIYATEDRDLTQHELEKYLKSGPDGAINVSVTTQEGIHELKQRVHELLNLQMAKIKDISNNQEK; encoded by the exons ATGAAACCCCCTTCCACTCTTTTCCTCAAAACCCATATCCCTTCTTCCATTTCACTCTTCAAATTCTCCAAAG GAACACAAAATGCTAAATTGCTTCCAAATTTGTGCTTTTGTAAGAGTATTCAAAGTAGTTCATATGAAGTTGCTAAAGGAAGTTATGTTCCCACTCCCACTGTtgaacaaacaaaagaaaataatacaaTG GAAAAGCCATCTAGAACGATTGATTCTATTGGAGCATTTCAAAAGTTGCCCGTAGTGATGCCATCTATTGACATTCTAGGGTCAGCACTGAGAAAGGCAAGGAAGGTTTCTGCAACAAAAG GAATTGTCAATATtgcaaaaagagagaaaaacaaaggCGCAAAACAACTTGACGCATTGATGAAA GAACTTGCAGTTCCATTGAGGACATATGTGGAGAATTTTCCTAATAAAACACACCTTCATCCTTACGAAAGGTCTCTTATTGAGCTGACGCTTGGAGATGGTTACTATGAAAAG GTGCTAGGGCAGGTAGATGGTTTGAGGAAGAGGGTAGTATCTGTTGGAAAGGAACATGCTGCACTTTGTGCTAAG TCTACAACAAAGCGAGAAGCAGAGGAAAGATTGATTGAG GGGACTAAAATAATTGAAGCGAGTTTTGATCAAGAACGAAAAGTTGTTGACAATTTGTTAAACATAGCGAAG ACTCTGAGGGCAATGCCTGTAATTAATTTGGAAACACCAACTCTCTGTCTTGTTGGAGCCCCTAATGTAGGAAAATCTTCTTTGGTCCATGTACTCTCTACTGGCAAGCCTGAG ATTTGTAACTATCCCTTCACAACAAGAGGAATTCTTATGggtcatattatttttaactatCAAAAGTTTCAG GTAACCGATACTCCAGGCCTACTAAAGAGACATGATG ATGACAGAAATAATTTGGAAAAGTTGACCCTTGCTGTCCTTTCACACCTACCAACAGCAGTTTTGTATGTTCACGACCTTTCAGGGGAATGTGGGACCTCACCTTCTGCTCAG TTTTCAATATACAAAGAAATCAGAGAAAAGTTTTCTGGACATTTATGGCTTGATGTTGTCTCCAAAGCTGATCTGTTGAAGTCGTCTCCTGTGATATATGCAACAGAAGATCGTGATCTCACACAACATGAGCTAGAGAAGTACCTTAAATCAGGTCCTGATGGAGCTATTAACGTGTCTGTGACAACACAGGAAGGAATACATGAG CTGAAGCAAAGAGTGCATGAGCTGCTTAATTTACAGATGGCCAAGATCAAAGATATAAGCAACAATCAAGAGaagtaa